Genomic segment of Xanthomonas sp. DAR 35659:
CGGACCGCAATGGCGCCGTTTTCCTTCTCACGGTCGCCCGCGACCAACAGGTACGGCACCCGCTGCAGCGTGTGTTCGCGAATCTTATAGCCGATTTTTTCGTTCCGCAAATCGGCCTCGATGCGGAAGCCTTGATTTGCAAGGAGTTTCCGCACGCTGTCTACGTAGTCGGCCTGGGCATCGGTGATGTTCATCACGATTGCCTGCACCGGCGACAGCCAGGCCGGGAACGCACCGGCATGGTGTTCGATCAGGATGCCGATGAACCGCTCCATCGAGCCGACGATGGCCCGATGCAGCATGACCGGGTGCTGCTTCTGGCTGTGCTCGTCCACGTACTCGGCGCCGAGCCGGCCCGGCATCATGAAATCGACCTGCATGGTGCCCAGCTGCCAGGTACGACCGATCGCGTCCTTCAGGTGGTACTCGATCTTCGGGCCGTAGAAGGCGCCCTCGCCCGGCAGTTCCTGCCACTCCACGCCGCAGGCACCCAGCGCCGCGCGCAGCGCGGCCTCGGCCTTGTCCCAGGTGGCATCGTCGCCGAGGCGCTTTTCCGGGCGCAAGGCGATCTTGATCTGGATGTCGTCGAAACCGAAGTCGGCGTACACCTTCAGCGCCTGCTGGTGGAACGCGGTGACCTCGGCCTCGATCTGCTGCTCGGTGCAGAAGATGTGGCCGTCGTCCTGGGTGAAGCCGCGCACGCGCAGGATGCCGTGCAGCGCGCCGGACGGCTCGTTGCGGTGGCAGGCGCCGAACTCGCCGTAGCGGATCGGCAGGTCGCGGTAGCTGTGCAGGCCCTGGTTGAACACCTGCACGTGGCCCGGGCAGTTCATCGGCTTGACCGCGTAGGTGCGCTTTTCCGACTCGGTGAAGAACATGTTGTCCTGGTAGTTGTCCCAGTGGCCGGATTTCTGCCACAGCGACACGTCCAGGATCTGCGGGCAGCGCACCTCGCCGTAGCCGCTGTCACGGTAGACCTTGCGCATGTACTGCTCGACCACCTGCCAGATCGACCAGCCCTTGGGATGCCAGAACACCAGGCCCGGACCTTCTTCCTGCAGGTGGAACAGGCCCTGCTGCTTGCCGATCTTGCGGTGGTCGCGCTTGTCGGCTTCCTCCATGCGCAGGATGTAGGCGTCGAGCTGCTTCTTGTCCGCCCAGGCAGTGCCGTAGATGCGCTGCAACTGCTCGTTCTTGGCGTCGCCGCGCCAGTAGGCGCCGGAGATGCGGGTCAGCTTGAAGGCCTTGAGGAAGCGCGTGTTCGGCACGTGCGGGCCGCGGCACATGTCCACGTATTCCTGGTGGTAGTACAGGCCCATCGCGGTGACGTCGTCGGGCATGTCCTCGATCAGGCGCAGCTTG
This window contains:
- the thrS gene encoding threonine--tRNA ligase, whose amino-acid sequence is MITITLPDGSRREFEHPVSPMDVAQSIGPGLAKATIAGQVDGRLVDACDVIDHDASLRLITAKDAEGVEIIRHSCAHLVGHAVKQLYPEVKMVIGPVIAEGFYYDIYSERPFTPEDMAAIEKRMQELIAQDYDVIKKVTPRAEVVELFKQRGEDYKLRLIEDMPDDVTAMGLYYHQEYVDMCRGPHVPNTRFLKAFKLTRISGAYWRGDAKNEQLQRIYGTAWADKKQLDAYILRMEEADKRDHRKIGKQQGLFHLQEEGPGLVFWHPKGWSIWQVVEQYMRKVYRDSGYGEVRCPQILDVSLWQKSGHWDNYQDNMFFTESEKRTYAVKPMNCPGHVQVFNQGLHSYRDLPIRYGEFGACHRNEPSGALHGILRVRGFTQDDGHIFCTEQQIEAEVTAFHQQALKVYADFGFDDIQIKIALRPEKRLGDDATWDKAEAALRAALGACGVEWQELPGEGAFYGPKIEYHLKDAIGRTWQLGTMQVDFMMPGRLGAEYVDEHSQKQHPVMLHRAIVGSMERFIGILIEHHAGAFPAWLSPVQAIVMNITDAQADYVDSVRKLLANQGFRIEADLRNEKIGYKIREHTLQRVPYLLVAGDREKENGAIAVRTRSGEDLGTMSVAAFAERLRAEQLA